AAAAAAATCAGTTCTGAATTCAGCGTCTTTGGGTTTGTAACGACTCATGCGCAGCGCCGATCCACCCTGCTTGTGTATCTTGTCAGCCTGATCGAAGTTGATTTCTGTCATCTCAGGGTTATCAATAAACAGACTTTGAAATCCACCGTGCAGCCCGAGAACACGGTAGCCGCTTGCCAGAAAAACCTTTGCTATAGTTCCTATCACTGTATTAATGCCAGGTGCAGGTCCACCACCGGCAAGTATTGCGATTGTTTGCTTCATGTTTTTTTTGATTAAAAATTCAGGGCAAAAGTAGAAAGAATTCTTTGAAGGCGCCTGTCGAAAATTAGCGGTAATGGAGTCAAATAAAAAAGTTAAGTTTGCAAAAAAAAGATGGAAGATCAAAAAAGATACAATTTGCGCGGAGTATCAGCATCGAAGGATGATGTACACAATGCGATAAAAAAGATTGACAAAGGACTGTTTCCTGGCGCCTTTTGCAAGGTCATTCCAGACCTGGCCGGTTATGATCCCGATTATTGCAATGTGATGCATGCTGATGGGGCAGGCACCAAGTCATCCCTAGCTTATGTCTATTGGAAAGAAACCGGCGATATTTCAGTATGGAGAGGCATTGCCCAGGATGCGGTAGTGATGAATCTTGACGATCTGCTCTGTGTGGGTGTAACCGATACCATCCAGCTCTCGTCAACCATTGGACGGAATAAAAAGCTGATTCCCGGTGAAGTAATTACCGAAATCATACAGGGCACGGAAGATTTCAT
Above is a window of Bacteroidales bacterium DNA encoding:
- a CDS encoding phosphoribosylformylglycinamidine cyclo-ligase, which produces MEDQKRYNLRGVSASKDDVHNAIKKIDKGLFPGAFCKVIPDLAGYDPDYCNVMHADGAGTKSSLAYVYWKETGDISVWRGIAQDAVVMNLDDLLCVGVTDTIQLSSTIGRNKKLIPGEVITEIIQGTEDFIENLRNYGVPVNSTGGETADVGDLVRTIIVDSTVFARLKRKEVIDNSRIRPGDVIVGLASFGQSIYENEYNSGIGSNGL